From the Lolium rigidum isolate FL_2022 chromosome 2, APGP_CSIRO_Lrig_0.1, whole genome shotgun sequence genome, one window contains:
- the LOC124690729 gene encoding separase-like gives MEAAAEDLLAALSSPSSGAGLRSRFSAYLQPFSPHLPGANPNPTNPPPKRATKQPKQQPPPPPPDAAALRPLAKRFLPFLCRALHLLPPLLRPNPSSADADELLEIYGLVLDCLAAISACLAGKPYAVLLQRGHFVCCLESRGHYARAEAEAAATLDALRHALSPAPTAAKPRRGAASAAPLLPDPGVAGEAGADPEISTLAIELTVCLANCASKGKVKEGAPYERVLVLVEQIRPWLRILTEESSRKYLTLFVNALSRCAIFLAAESSFFNSNLVRKFCLATLDECDKAQMMERLPPVARRICSAVDLSRVGSMELLHDVLKTALESVLRVKVELPKAVNELLEFVAYFSRSYLSSNKDLQVNASELLYVQGGYLSEISPPMASVLHLYATGLHFSLQQIESEGHPAISVDFPKNEKNLQTLNSALGTLARIFCVTDGKSSQRDSLGKYASPPSDAGHPNKKHSYSYSESHEYIYFVAYFDALEFVCKILLQHANAVWKNFSEGKTVPNSRNMTCIFMALDQFIDFSLIAYSCTKRSEEEKERLHEQRGTLLRALVSAIKISFMTNKAIQKSLASINRAISSTWIKLEDFNFLISSIFNIGVTLYNIGHLEEAPKALELCCQTTWAYASLSYSRLSATMEGHIVTEDLPEDTLNDIITNAFARITKMVDILNRCGSKVIRDIVVKSLSELLAYGDTSGYHKSYLVLIKLWVKITLKDFGDDQCVDSAPLLYHSLMGYPSPLPKKLIGLILEQELFAYGAMESRATMLCANMQNKIIDILLNEIYCSKEYYLDRSKVLVRKARALRASGVQNISSCLVCLSDAISLLKGVLDSSQGNAIVIHELATAYCLHAHCAQEANYGEEVIFDGVRSAVDLWSKMGALHHCSPGEIFEQLSETLLPLLCSLVDLLAMKGCFELQFELCKLIIMIWKEENLPLEKLFSMLFINGRLNHACCHLPMDQKFVSYVAQHLGVDCHNTIFWRNCFKGDYPSLSMFLQRLWPVDFFSQSCEQSFEIQFGLNASVDEIDKVASSLVSEVPSSNQSTYLAGCIYYDLSERLLSRGQPLQAISYGREALQLRKKLLKKKFKFNLGKFISRENQCSGGQGFVSLEAWGPTMAEIWPDCTRRSSMGDSFLTPWNVLRCYLESILQVAQMHELIGDGAEAEVLLRTGREISCFQGLPVFAVVFTSELGQLYRKRQLWDAAEGELKDARKLLADNDEFISCKSCKLTLEISVDEQYGDLFWNLFEKDFQKRSTCNLSNALGMYQSAMKKLNDTCSEFSAGSTNDKLNTSCILCSKDCIAETKRGACDHGKEPIAAKDRVLPTCAPCFLFSHAPINQYDELVGLKSERGNLKNAESAPPLDINVKRAFRTSRLAKEQNVAARAQTRTTRSSKRTAHVKSEKGLAELNSKNDISWSNVLSTDALVCGTSCSLYGVDGNRDDMCSMFGCWNCLFVNSLNFECIKNILQFRKDCIRRRHLVSLLLKTARALGAQGGKHGAHEVHSIYWQCISLLYFRCLPQGCYTTYGPHLIGLIMNVNTGDLLSLECAQILYSMSFFLLKGSLSEQSRDGCCSLSSVQISHVVSWLLKAFALSGESPSLLQEVCRLLTCIFLLSTIDSTVQLPLFSKGFISLNHWAAYFHQTSVGTYLDCNYLASLQVLPRKIDKKCVAGFLAGKTDEVPKFLRFPSTDMEQLEKHVTKFFHELPDVPIVCISMLGGDIVNVLGETLLLPSLFPAWMLISRFDSTNKPTTMLLPVDPISKEAHNGDSPIKELDNATRASDKKWNCPWSYAIIDYVAPTFKKLLEDNFRSLSGSTDIPKDGQANARRWWSDRMKLNGDLNEILENMEELWLGPWKCLLLGHQLADQHSEGEAVLENLITGLESEFKLEVDQALIKVILGGVASVGELKECVSQLILYKGYFGRGGCCGRDRLRAFSCQIDDDALVIIEHLCNGILTELAGPVDRKPVILVLDTDVQMLPWENLPALRNQEIYRMPSMRSIFRALTRSTNHQKNASSIAPPFPVIDPFDAFYLLNPSGDLASTEEEFDQLFRNYEWKGNTGGAPTADELVLALRNHDLFLYFGHGSGSQYVSGKEIEKLDNCAAALLMGCSSGTLDCKGGYAPQGAPLSYLLAGSPSVIANLWDVTDKDIDRFSKALLNSWLQENLMANKDCPKCCPLAQEFESMTIAVKDNGKPRRKGSRSRKHQQTVEVDDSSNCCNCGHKRIASHISEARRACRLPLMIGASPVCYGVPTIIRKK, from the exons atggaggccgccgccgaggacctcctcgccgccctctcctccccgAGCTCCGGCGCCGGGCTCCGCTCCCGCTTCTCCGCCTACCTCCAGCCCTTCTCGCCCCATCTGCCCGGCGCGAACCCTAACCCCACCAACCCGCCGCCGAAGAGGGCGACGAAGCAGCCcaagcagcagccgccgccgccgcctcccgacgCGGCCGCCCTTCGCCCTCTCGCGAAGCGCTTCCTCCCGTTCCTCTGCCGCGcgctccacctcctcccgccGCTCCTCCGCCCGAACCCTAGCTCGGCCGACGCCGACGAGCTGCTCGAGATCTACGGCCTCGTCCTCGACTGCCTGGCGGCCATCTCCGCGTGCCTCGCCGGGAAGCCCTACGCCGTGCTGCTCCAGCGCGGCCACTTCGTGTGCTGCCTCGAGTCGCGCGGCCACTACGCGCGCGCCGAGGCGGAGGCTGCCGCCACCCTCGACGCCCTCCGCCACGCTCTCTCGCCAGCGCCCACGGCCGCCAAGCCTCGCCGTGGGGCCGCCAGTGCGGCTCCCCTCCTCCCCGACCCTGGCGTTGCAGGGGAGGCTGGAGCCGACCCTGAAATCAGCACACTGGCCATTGAGCTCACCGTCTGCCTTGCTAACTGTGCCAGCAAGGGCAAGGTCAAGGAAGGGGCCCCATACGAACGGGTACTCGTCCTCGTTGAGCAGATCCGGCCATGGCTCCG GATTCTAACTGAGGAGTCCAGCAGGAAGTATCTCACCCTGTTTGTGAATGCACTGAGCCGCTGTGCCATTTTCCTGGCTGCCGAGTCCTCATTTTTCAACTCTAACCTTGTTCGCAAATTCTGTCTTGCAACATTAGACGAGTGTGATAAGGCGCAAATGATGGAACGCTTGCCCCCT GTTGCACGCAGGATTTGTTCTGCTGTCGATTTGAGTCGGGTAGGGAGCATGGAGCTTTTGCATGACGTGTTGAAGACTGCTCTTGAATCTGTGTTACGTGTCAAG GTCGAATTGCCTAAAGCTGTAAATGAACTCCTAGAATTTGTAGCATATTTTTCTCGGAGCTATCTCTCTTCAAATAAGGATTTACAAGTTAATGCTTCAGAACTACTTTACGTACAAGGTGGTTATCTTTCTGAG ATTTCCCCTCCCATGGCCTCAGTTCTCCATCTTTATGCTACTGGATTACATTTCAGTTTGCAGCAAATAGAAAGCGAAGGTCACCCCGCTATATCAGTGGATTTTCCCAAGAATGAAAAGAATCTACAAACTTTGAACAGTGCACTTGGCACACTCGCACGGATTTTCTGTGTCACCGATGGCAAATCCAGTcaacgtgatagtttggggaaataTGCAAGTCCACCATCAGATGCGGGACACCCCAATAAGAAACACAGCTATAGTTATTCTGAGTCGCACGAGTATATTTATTTTGTGGCATATTTTGATGCTTTGGAGTTCGTTTGCAAGATACTATTGCAGCATGCAAATGCAGTTTGGAAGAACTTCTCTGAAGGAAAAACAGTCCCCAATTCGCGAAACATGACATGTATCTTTATGGCACTGGATCAATTCATTGATTTCAGCCTTATTGCTTATAG TTGTACGAAAAGGTCTGAAGAAGAGAAGGAGAGattgcatgaacaacgtggaacctTACTGAGAGCCCTCGTTTCAGCAATCAAAATTTCCTTTATGACCAACAAGGCTATCCAG AAGAGCTTGGCTTCTATCAATCGCGCCATTTCAAGTACATGGATAAAGCTCGAAGATTTCAATTTTTTGATCTCTTCTATCTTTAACATTGGTGTGACACTTTACAATATTGGGCATCTTGAAGAG GCCCCAAAGGCATTAGAACTATGCTGTCAAACAACATGGGCATACGCCAGCCTTTCTTACAGTAGACTATCAGCAACAATGGAAGGTCACATTGTCACTGAGGATCTACCAGAAGATACACTGAATGATATCATTACCAATGCATTTGCTAGGATAACAAAGATGGTTGACATTCTCAATAGATGTGGCTCAAAAGTGATACGTGATATTGTTGTGAAGAGCCTATCTGAATTGTTGGCTTATGGTGACACATCTGGTTATCACAAAAGTTATTTGGTTCTGATCAAGTTATGGGTGAAG ATAACACTAAAAGATTTTGGGGATGACCAATGTGTTGATAGTGCTCCGCTTCTCTATCACTCTCTTATGGGCTACCCGTCACCCTTGCCAAAGAAGTTGATAGGCTTAATCTTGGAGCAG GAATTATTCGCATATGGAGCAATGGAATCTCGTGCCACCATGCTCTGTGCAAAtatgcaaaataaaataatagaCATTCTCTTGAATGAAATATATTGTTCAAAAGAATATTATCTGGACAGATCAAAGGTTTTGGTTAGAAAGGCACGTGCACTCCGTGCATCTGGGGTGCAAAACATAAGCAGCTGTCTTGTTTGCTTGTCTGACGCCATATCTTTACTG AAAGGTGTACTGGATTCATCTCAAGGCAATGCGATTGTTATCCATGAATTGGCTACTGCGTACTGCTTGCATGCACATTGtgcccaggaggcaaattatggcGAGGAG GTAATCTTTGATGGTGTTAGGAGTGCTGTTGACTTGTGGTCAAAGATGGGTGCTTTGCATCATTGTTCTCCTGGTGAGATCTTTGAACAGCTATCAGAAACTCTTCTACCACTTCTTTGTTCTCTGGTTGATTTACTGGCGATGAAG GGCTGCTTTGAGCTTCAGTTTGAGCTGTGCAAGCTTATCATAATGATATGGAAGGAAGAAAACTTACCCCTAGAAAAGTTATTCTCCATGTTATTTATCAACGGCCGCCTTAATCATGCATGCTGTCATCTCCCAATGGACCAGAAATTTGTTTCTTATGTGGCACAGCATCTTGGTGTtgattgccacaatacaatattcTGGAGAAACTGTTTCAAAGGGGATTATCCTTCTCTTTCTATGTTTCTTCAGCGGTTGTGGCCTGTTGATTTCTTTTCTCAATCATGCGAACAATCCTTTGAAATTCAGTTTGGTCTCAATGCTAGTGTTGATGAGATCGATAAAGTTGCATCATCTCTGGTTTCTGAA GTTCCTTCGAGTAATCAGTCAACCTATCTGGCTGGCTGTATATACTATGATTTGTCCGAAAGACTTCTGTCAAGAGGACAACCTCTTCAG gcCATTTCATATGGAAGGGAAGCCCTCCAATTGCGCAAGAAGCTCCTAAAAAAGAAGTTCAAATTTAATTTGGGCAAGTTTATAAGCAGGGAAAACCAATGTTCTGGTGGGCAAGGCTTTGTTTCACTTGAAGCATGGGGACCAACGATGGCTGAAATTTGGCCAGATTGCACTAGGCGAAGCAGCATGGGAGATTCTTTCCTGACTCCATGGAATGTACTTAGGTGTTACCTTGAAAGCATATTACAG GTTGCTCAGATGCATGAATTGATTGGCGATGGTGCTGAAGCAGAAGTTTTATTACGGACTGGACGGGAGATATCATGTTTCCAAGGACTACCAGTTTTTGCTGTTGTTTTTACATCAGAATTAG GTCAATTATACCGCAAGAGGCAGCTATGGGATGCTGCAGAGGGCGAGCTTAAAGATGCTAGAAAGCTCCTTGCAGATAATGATGAATTCATTTCATGCAAGTCATGCAAGTTGACACTAGAGATATCAGTTGATGAGCAATATGGAGATCTGTTTTGGAATCTCTTTGAGAAAGACTTTCAGAAACGCTCAACATGCAATCTGTCTAATGCTTTAGGCATGTACCAATCAGCGATGAAGAAATTGAATGACACCTGTTCAGAATTTTCTGCTGGGTCCACCAATGATAAACTTAATACTAGTTGCATCTTGTGCAGCAAAGATTGTATTGCAGAAACCAAGCGTGGAGCTTGTGATCATGGGAAAGAACCCATAGCAGCCAAGGATAGAGTGTTACCTACATGTGCTCCTTGTTTCTTGTTCAGCCATGCACCTATTAACCAGTATGATGAGCTTGTGGGATTAAAATCCGAaaggggaaacttgaagaatgcCGAAAGTGCTCCACCATTGGATATTAATGTTAAGAGGGCATTCAGAACTTCACGTTTAGCTAAAGAACAGAATGTGGCAGCTCGTGCACAGACTAGAACCACCAGATCTAGTAAGCGAACTGCACATGTGAAGAGTGAAAAAGGTTTAGCTGAACTGAATAGTAAAAATGAcatatcttggagcaacgttttgtCCACAGATGCTTTGGTCTGTGGGACAAGCTGTTCTCTTTATGGTGTTGACGGCAACAGAGATGACATGTGCAGTATGTTTGGATGTTGGAACTGCCTTTTTGTTAATTCACTAAATTTTGAGTGCATTAAGAATATATTGCAGTTCAGAAAAGACTGCATTCGCCGACGCCATCTTGTGTCACTTCTGTTAAAAACAG CAAGAGCCTTGGGAGCTCAGGGTGGAAAGCATGGAGCTCATGAAGTTCATAGTATCTACTGGCAGTGCATATCGTTGCTGTATTTCAGATGTCTTCCTCAAGGTTGTTATACAACCTATGGGCCTCATTTAATCGGATTAATCATGAATGTAAATACTGGTGATCTTCTTTCTTTAGAGTGTGCACAAATACTATATAGTATGAGTTTCTTTTTGCTGAAGGGTTCCCTTTCAGAACAGTCAAG GGATGGTTGCTGCAGCCTCTCTAGTGTACAGATCTCTCATGTTGTTTCGTGGTTGCTGAAAGCTTTTGCGCTATCTGGAGAGAGTCCTTCACTTCTTCAGGAG GTTTGTAGGCTACTTACATGCATATTCTTACTCTCAACGATAGATTCCACTGTCCAATTACCTTTGTTTTCCAAGGGATTTATCTCTTTGAATCACTGGGCTGCATACTTTCACCAAACTTCTGTTGGAACTTATCTTGATTGCAATTACCTTGCAAGCTTACAAGTATTGCCCAGAAAAATAGATAAGAAG TGTGTTGCTGGCTTTTTGGCAGGCAAGACAGACGAGGTTCCAAAGTTTTTaag GTTTCCGTCGACAGACATGGAACAACTTGAAAAACATGTAACGAAATTCTTCCATGAACTTCCTGATGTACCAATTGTGTGCATTAGTATGCTTGGAGGTGATATTGTGAATGTTCTCGGGGAAACACTTCTTCTCCCTTCCCTTTTTCCTGCTTGGATGTTGATCTCAAGGTTTGATTCAACAAACAAGCCTACCACGATGCTTCTACCAGTGGATCCTATTTCGAAAG AAGCACATAATGGAGACTCCCCTATCAAAGAACTGGATAATGCAACTAGAGCATCAGATAAGAAATGGAATTGCCCTTGGAGCTACGCTATTATAGACTATGTGGCTCCAACTTTCAAAAAGCTACTTGAGGATAACTTTAGATCCCTCTCTGGTTCAACCGACATTCCAAAAGATGGACAAGCAAATGCCAGAAGATGGTGGTCAGATAGAATGAAGCTCAACGGCGACCTTAACGAGATACTGGA AAACATGGAAGAATTGTGGCTAGGACCCTGGAAATGCCTTCTTCTGGGCCACCAATTAGCTGACCAACACAGTGAGGGCGAGGCGGTGCTGGAAAATTTAATCACTGGTCTAGAGTCAGAATTTAAGCTTGAAGTAGATCAAGCACTCATAAAGGTCATCCTTGGCGGGGTTGCATCAGTCGGTGAATTGAAAGAATGTGTTTCTCAACTTATATTATACAAAGGTTACTTTGGCAGGGGAGGGTGTTGTGGAAGGGATAGACTTAGAGCCTTCTCTTGCCAGATTGATGATGATGCACTGGTGATCATCGAGCATTTGTGCAATGGTATATTGACTGAGCTGGCTGGGCCAGTTGATAGAAAACCAGTCATTTTAGTCCTGGATACTGATGTGCAG ATGCTTCCTTGGGAGAACTTGCCTGCGTTAAGGAATCAAGAAATATACCGCATGCCATCAATGCGAAGCATCTTTCGAGCATTGACTAGAAGCACTAATCATCAGAAAAATGCTAGTTCCATAGCCCCTCCCTTTCCTGTTATTGACCCTTTCGATGCCTTCTATCTGTTGAATCCTAGTGGTGATTTGGCCAGCACAGAAGAAGAATTTGATCAGTTGTTCAGAAACTACGAGTGGAAG GGAAATACTGGGGGTGCTCCAACAGCTGATGAGCTTGTCTTGGCCCTCAGGAACCATGATCTTTTTCTCTACTTTGGACATGGAAGTG GAAGTCAGTATGTCTCAGGAAAGGAAATTGAGAAGTTAGATAATTGCGCGGCTGCTCTTCTTATGGGTTGCAGTAGTGGGACACTTGATTGCAAAGGAGGTTATGCTCCTCAAGGGGCCCCTTTGTCTTATTTATTGGCTGGTTCTCCTTCCGTCATTGCAAACCTCTGGGACGTCACAGATAAAGATATTGATCGATTTAGTAAAGCATTGCTCAATTCATGGTTGCAAGAAAATTTGATGGCCAACAAGGATTGCCCGAAATGTTGCCCATTGGCACAAGAATTTGAGTCCATGACCATTGCAGTGAAGGATAATGGTAAGCCAAGACGAAAAGGCTCGCGAAGTCGGAAGCATCAACAGACAGTAGAGGTAGATGACAGTAGTAACTGCTGTAATTGCGGGCACAAGCGAATAGCTTCGCATATAAGTGAAGCTAGGCGTGCCTGCAGGCTTCCACTTATGATTGGCGCATCTCCTGTTTGTTATGGTGTGCCTACTATCATCAGGAAGAAGTAA
- the LOC124693214 gene encoding uncharacterized protein LOC124693214, whose product MARTARARRHVARRLRATPYPIPSYRWKAMKEANRKKALPAVQKMDWEDANCSVCMEYPHNAVLLLCSSHDKGCRPYMCGTSYRHSNCLDQFKKAYTKGALLEELPASTVGSNLDFVPLAAGEKTGSMDLACPLCRGKVKGWTVVEPARGYLNGKRRTCMQDGCSFVGTYKELRKHVKSEHPLVQPREVDPAVEQKWRSLEFEREREDALSTVTSQMGRAVVWGDYVLDLEDGVDLDDEESDDDDHGNGREADNARRLIIFMMRQVAQRHRTQRLQSPSGVPANAEEDYAVSGGANGTTPYPYPSEGDDEDDLDLAEGRGAGMLRPDRRRRRRRRNRGRLFLDSN is encoded by the coding sequence ATGGCAAGAACTGCAAGGGCAAGGAGGCATGTGGCTCGCCGTCTCAGGGCCACGCCATACCCCATTCCCTCGTACCGCTGGAAGGCAATGAAAGAAGCCAACCGGAAGAAAGCGCTGCCAGCTGTGCAGAAGATGGACTGGGAAGATGCCAACTGCTCTGTCTGCATGGAATACCCACACAATGCTGTGCTTCTCCTTTGTTCATCACATGACAAGGGCTGTCGCCCTTACATGTGTGGAACTAGCTATCGGCACTCGAACTGCCTGGATCAGTTCAAGAAGGCCTACACCAAGGGGGCACTGCTTGAGGAACTTCCTGCAAGCACTGTTGGCAGTAACTTGGACTTTGTACCATTGGCTGCAGGCGAGAAGACCGGGTCCATGGACCTTGCATGTCCATTATGCCGTGGCAAGGTAAAGGGTTGGACTGTGGTAGAACCAGCTCGAGGTTATCTGAATGGAAAAAGGAGAACATGCATGCAGGACGGGTGCTCGTTTGTTGGGACATACAAGGAGCTCCGCAAGCATGTGAAGTCGGAGCACCCTCTTGTACAGCCAAGGGAAGTAGACCCTGCTGTTGAACAGAAGTGGAGATCACTCGAGTTTGAAAGAGAGAGGGAAGACGCACTCAGCACGGTTACTTCACAAATGGGGAGGGCTGTGGTCTGGGGTGATTATGTGTTAGACTTGGAGGATGGAGTGGACTTGGATGAtgaagagagtgatgatgatgaccatgGCAATGGCCGAGAAGCGGACAATGCTCGAAGGTTGATTATATTTATGATGCGTCAAGTCGCCCAGCGTCATCGTACCCAGAGGCTCCAGAGTCCAAGCGGTGTGCCTGCAAATGCTGAGGAAGATTATGCAGTTAGCGGTGGTGCCAATGGAACCACCCCTTACCCTTACCCCTCGGagggtgatgatgaggatgatttgGATCTGGCGGAAGGGAGAGGCGCGGGCATGCTGAGACCAGATAGGCGTCGCCGGCGACGCCGTAGGAACCGTGGAAGGCTGTTCTTAGACTCTAATTAA